The Aulosira sp. FACHB-615 genome includes a window with the following:
- the cas7d gene encoding type I-D CRISPR-associated protein Cas7/Csc2 encodes MKFLKTLDAKFFHDTIPAKPMGKYAHFITIRVTESYPLFQTDGELNKARVRAGIEHKHKEPISRLAMFKRKQSTPERLTGRELLRNYKIGDAEKCDYNFDFSKTTPDCILYGFAIGDSGSEKSKVVVDTAYSITPFDDSHLNFTLNAPFENGTMSRQGEVTSRINSQDHILPQVFFPSIVTLKDPTEAGFLYVFNNILRTRHYGAQTTRTGRVRNQLIGVIFADGEIVSNLLWTQKIYDLMNNASPKQINPPDPLNEDEVLEAARNAITELMAEEFISHTDFIGDSFQPVLQEVKTITSDEVKLQEMLSQANLESTTYAQTWVLKSGKKESKKDNKGNKKAVAATE; translated from the coding sequence ATGAAATTTCTAAAAACACTCGATGCTAAATTCTTCCATGACACCATCCCTGCTAAACCAATGGGTAAATACGCTCATTTCATTACGATTCGTGTTACTGAGTCTTATCCTTTGTTTCAGACAGATGGTGAATTAAATAAAGCCAGAGTCCGAGCAGGAATTGAACATAAACACAAAGAGCCTATTAGTCGTTTAGCAATGTTCAAACGCAAACAATCAACACCAGAACGGTTAACCGGACGAGAATTGCTACGTAACTACAAAATAGGAGATGCGGAGAAATGTGATTACAATTTCGATTTTAGTAAAACAACTCCTGATTGTATCCTTTATGGTTTTGCTATTGGAGATTCTGGTTCTGAAAAATCTAAAGTAGTTGTAGATACAGCTTACTCAATTACACCATTTGATGATTCTCACCTTAATTTTACGCTTAATGCACCTTTTGAAAATGGCACAATGAGCCGTCAAGGGGAAGTAACTAGCCGTATTAATAGCCAAGACCATATTTTACCTCAAGTCTTCTTCCCCAGCATTGTTACACTCAAAGATCCAACTGAAGCAGGATTTCTCTATGTTTTCAATAACATTTTAAGAACACGCCACTATGGAGCGCAAACTACCCGCACTGGTAGAGTACGTAATCAGTTGATTGGGGTAATTTTTGCAGATGGTGAAATTGTGAGTAATTTGTTATGGACACAGAAAATATATGACTTGATGAACAATGCAAGTCCTAAACAAATCAATCCTCCAGATCCACTGAATGAAGATGAAGTTTTAGAAGCTGCTAGAAATGCAATTACTGAATTAATGGCTGAAGAGTTTATTTCTCACACTGATTTCATTGGTGATTCTTTCCAACCCGTACTTCAGGAAGTCAAAACTATTACCAGTGACGAAGTGAAGTTACAAGAAATGTTGAGCCAAGCAAATCTTGAATCAACTACTTATGCTCAAACATGGGTTTTGAAGTCAGGTAAAAAAGAATCCAAAAAAGATAACAAAGGTAATAAAAAAGCTGTTGCAGCAACGGAGTAA
- the cas2 gene encoding CRISPR-associated endonuclease Cas2, which translates to MKDELKKKVIVSYDVPEDKRRTKIHKILKSYGQWVQYSVFECQLTETQYAKLRSRLHKLIKPDTDSIRFYFLCACCFDKIERIGGEQPRDESIFFA; encoded by the coding sequence GTGAAAGATGAATTAAAAAAGAAAGTCATTGTATCTTACGATGTCCCAGAAGATAAACGCCGTACCAAAATCCATAAAATTTTAAAGTCTTATGGACAGTGGGTGCAGTACAGTGTGTTTGAGTGCCAGCTTACCGAGACTCAATATGCCAAATTGCGATCGCGTTTGCACAAACTCATTAAACCAGATACCGACAGCATCCGCTTTTACTTTCTCTGCGCCTGCTGTTTTGATAAAATCGAACGCATCGGTGGCGAACAACCCCGCGACGAAAGCATTTTCTTTGCCTAA
- the cas4 gene encoding CRISPR-associated protein Cas4 — MNEIEYIPIAALNQYAYCSHRCWRMFCAGEFVDNQYTIEGTTLHDRVHTVGEGQREETWQIRAIWLKSDKYKLIGKADLIELENGECYPIEYKRGRKGEWDNDELQVCAQALCLEEMTGKSINTGYIYYAHSHQRQLVEISEELRQSAIATIEAVQMLLFTGAMPKAIKTKRCDGCSLYPQCLPQSADKVKRYQEAA; from the coding sequence ATGAATGAGATTGAATATATCCCGATTGCAGCATTAAACCAATATGCTTATTGTTCGCATCGCTGCTGGCGGATGTTTTGTGCGGGCGAATTTGTTGACAACCAATACACAATTGAGGGTACAACATTACACGATCGCGTCCATACTGTAGGAGAAGGACAACGTGAGGAAACTTGGCAAATCCGCGCTATTTGGTTGAAATCAGATAAATATAAACTAATTGGCAAAGCTGATTTAATTGAATTAGAAAATGGTGAATGCTACCCCATCGAATATAAACGCGGACGCAAAGGTGAATGGGATAACGATGAATTACAAGTTTGCGCTCAAGCCTTATGTTTAGAAGAAATGACAGGCAAATCTATCAACACTGGCTATATTTATTATGCCCATTCCCACCAACGTCAATTAGTCGAGATTTCTGAAGAGTTAAGGCAAAGTGCGATCGCCACAATTGAAGCTGTGCAAATGCTATTATTTACAGGCGCAATGCCCAAAGCCATCAAAACAAAACGCTGTGATGGATGTAGCTTATATCCTCAATGCCTACCCCAATCAGCCGATAAAGTAAAACGATATCAAGAAGCAGCATAA
- the cas1d gene encoding type I-D CRISPR-associated endonuclease Cas1d codes for MGTVYISQEDAFIGKIDERLSVKFDKKIILDVPLIKIEGVVVLGRATVSPAVISELLERSIPLTFLTENGRYLGRIEPEVTKNIFVRKAQWQAAGESPQAIHVVQGFVRGKLKNYRQILTRRQRESSDIDLSKKITQLEQAIAPIDTTHNINSLRGLEGAGSAAYFGCFNQLIRNAEFQFSHRLRRPPTDPVNSLLSFGYSLLRHDVQGAINIVGFDPYLGYLHCDRYGRPSLALDLMEEFRPLVVDAVVLSTLNKQLLTPADFITEPLSGAVSLTPEGRKTFLRLYAQKKQSEFKHPVMGRKCTYQEAFELQARLLAKYLMGETEKYPPLVLK; via the coding sequence ATGGGTACAGTTTACATTTCCCAGGAAGATGCTTTCATTGGCAAAATTGATGAACGTCTTAGTGTTAAATTCGATAAAAAGATAATTTTAGATGTGCCACTCATCAAAATAGAAGGTGTAGTAGTTTTAGGACGTGCTACTGTTTCCCCCGCCGTTATTTCCGAACTTTTAGAACGTAGTATTCCCCTCACATTCCTGACAGAGAATGGTCGTTATTTAGGACGCATAGAACCAGAGGTAACTAAAAATATATTTGTTCGCAAAGCCCAATGGCAAGCCGCCGGAGAATCACCCCAAGCAATTCATGTTGTACAAGGATTTGTGCGTGGTAAATTGAAAAATTACCGCCAAATTCTCACCCGTCGTCAGCGCGAATCTTCAGATATAGATTTATCTAAAAAGATAACCCAATTGGAACAAGCGATCGCACCAATCGACACGACACACAATATCAATTCATTGCGTGGTTTAGAAGGTGCGGGGAGTGCGGCTTATTTTGGTTGTTTTAATCAACTAATTCGCAATGCAGAATTTCAATTCTCTCACCGCCTGCGCCGTCCGCCAACAGATCCGGTAAATTCATTACTCAGTTTTGGTTACTCATTATTGCGTCATGATGTGCAAGGGGCGATTAATATAGTTGGGTTTGATCCATATTTAGGATATCTGCATTGCGATCGCTATGGTAGACCTTCTCTTGCATTAGACTTAATGGAGGAATTTCGCCCCCTTGTGGTAGACGCGGTTGTGTTATCTACCTTAAACAAGCAACTGCTAACACCCGCAGATTTTATCACCGAACCCTTAAGCGGTGCAGTTTCTCTCACGCCAGAAGGACGCAAAACATTCTTGCGTTTATACGCACAGAAAAAACAATCGGAATTTAAACATCCCGTCATGGGGCGCAAATGCACTTATCAAGAAGCCTTTGAACTCCAAGCGCGACTATTGGCGAAATACCTCATGGGTGAAACAGAGAAATATCCACCTTTGGTTTTGAAATAG
- the cas6 gene encoding CRISPR-associated endoribonuclease Cas6: protein MPHSLVLNLLPQSPIPAQYLTGRHLHALFLTLVSSVDRELGDRLHDSTADKAFTLSPLQVNSPLFKGGKGGSKLRWEHQQAISAGTPCWWRVSLLDDTLFSQLTQLWLNLNPSHPWHLGPADLYITSIQGTPQSTQPWANACSYSQLYEEASETERSLNLSFATPTAFRQGHFDTTLPTRECVFNSLLARWNKYSGIELPGISLESIFPSFINIHTEILADSRSKFIGVIGEINYRILGEAEPIQIKQLNTLANFALYAGVGRKTTMGMGMVRRI from the coding sequence ATGCCGCACAGCCTAGTTCTTAACCTACTACCTCAGTCGCCAATTCCTGCACAATATCTCACCGGGAGACATTTACACGCTTTATTTTTAACCCTGGTGAGTTCTGTAGATCGAGAATTAGGCGATCGCTTACATGATTCTACCGCAGACAAAGCCTTCACCCTCTCCCCTCTCCAAGTTAATTCCCCCCTTTTTAAGGGGGGTAAGGGGGGATCTAAACTGCGCTGGGAACATCAACAAGCAATCTCCGCCGGAACTCCCTGCTGGTGGCGCGTTTCCTTGTTAGATGACACCCTGTTTAGTCAACTCACGCAACTATGGCTAAATCTTAATCCTAGTCATCCTTGGCATCTTGGCCCGGCTGACTTGTATATTACCAGCATTCAAGGCACACCCCAATCAACCCAACCTTGGGCGAATGCTTGCAGCTATAGTCAATTGTATGAGGAAGCCAGTGAAACTGAACGTTCTCTTAATTTGAGCTTCGCCACACCCACCGCCTTCCGTCAAGGACATTTTGATACTACCCTTCCTACAAGAGAATGTGTTTTTAATTCCCTACTTGCGCGGTGGAATAAATATAGCGGGATAGAATTACCTGGAATTTCTCTAGAGTCAATATTTCCGTCTTTTATTAACATCCACACAGAAATATTAGCCGACTCCCGCAGCAAATTTATTGGCGTTATTGGTGAAATTAATTATCGCATATTAGGCGAAGCTGAACCAATCCAAATTAAACAACTTAACACCTTAGCTAACTTTGCTTTATATGCAGGTGTGGGACGCAAAACAACAATGGGAATGGGGATGGTAAGAAGGATATGA
- a CDS encoding 2OG-Fe(II) oxygenase, with the protein MKHYQQQPNAFPSEYLNNLWGEIHACPYFAVNNLNRDFVGTKGFSVVFRRSHLSTVEQKFPYFKPYLDLALQPNCNAFYLNPLLLKEGSRVDPHIDRSLRSYCKTVEPPTFVSVLYVRVPENMEGGELVLKSHKRQLGQIKPQMNTLLYFQGDLTHSVNAVKTSGSRLSLVCEQYTLSDAELVDIPEFTVESRVAQSTAKKRK; encoded by the coding sequence GTGAAACACTATCAACAACAACCAAACGCCTTCCCCAGCGAATACCTGAATAACTTGTGGGGAGAAATTCACGCTTGTCCTTACTTTGCTGTCAACAACCTCAACCGCGATTTTGTCGGTACTAAGGGATTTTCGGTGGTATTCAGGCGATCGCACCTCTCCACAGTAGAGCAAAAATTCCCCTACTTCAAGCCATACCTAGATTTGGCTCTCCAACCCAATTGTAATGCTTTTTACCTCAACCCCTTACTCCTCAAAGAAGGTTCTCGCGTTGACCCTCATATAGACCGTTCTCTGCGTTCCTACTGCAAAACCGTTGAACCGCCTACCTTTGTCAGCGTTCTCTATGTGCGCGTACCAGAAAATATGGAAGGGGGTGAACTGGTACTCAAATCGCACAAACGCCAACTGGGACAAATTAAGCCGCAGATGAATACATTACTTTACTTTCAAGGTGATTTGACTCATTCTGTCAATGCTGTGAAAACTTCTGGAAGTCGCCTCAGTTTAGTTTGCGAACAGTATACTTTAAGCGATGCTGAACTCGTAGACATACCAGAGTTTACAGTAGAGTCTAGAGTTGCTCAGTCTACAGCAAAAAAACGCAAGTAA
- the cas10d gene encoding type I-D CRISPR-associated protein Cas10d/Csc3 encodes MSTNNFEEYPEIPDLDNYDDEENKDAPVQKELLTISLFKKAIKEAPENQEDSILLSFTDNVLPQLIHKLVGVTAKGGQFTEDRKAEGKNVERSKHDQSLLSHLLNGLFPTYRIIRKLKSAELQTNPVKRQCGEKEIRLFVAAYILHDFEKFPDYPIWLQDNDTDGVFTNRDWRKEPAKKSDAPNLRRDYVKQKIQDFSLDSFLGEDWENYIDDIVWLSSNAGDGSDADRGLEIRGLQPRLDGRVRNILHRLLKMSDLFASLLKHPRDVEIDGRNEKLPELLNDLSNGQLKFSYHALSDNRGVLTNIINNALMDVHPKHYYTQLLYLPDGVVYLASSDAPAINTDDIPNQVVNKIKTLCSQQLMKRQTGFSRDGKGFKFADYYWLFFQANELMKVSINAARNILPDTKLASSGKRSESLQSFQQQGELSQNIDVVFGNEIQIDRLAEFGDIICRGIWDKWQEKANEYQKQFPKAERKTIPKLNLTEKLAEYLGLSEEIPALRQIQSLKKTGGVPLDWYYLAAKYYKKNPGKDLAQNIELMEDMVNYTSNLIQPILEEFIIPDGWSDLRTYVSRVISLPTGAVIEPKPDQFLLEISRYNAAKVTGRGRENVCAISSSPYTVTEQMESATLFAPQVYSNRQILFNAQAAKRQICSIWSIEIMLRQILMSKTNSTGADFEGRKYRYLYLYPAYFFTPETNKFLQKAYNAISQTRFDAELRKHFVSKEQVANLEISNYQRVDDLLIKQEISPEDDKTFKISYPDDETLTFFFIGLPPGREPTDTESWVMPAWLAFTLPLVMDVKVVASESPIPPFISGADFDETTVIDGEHQAIRSLIKQDNYRLDSILPRQLRTFSPLNALTAAYSIHLEANRKKDGDPDWGKLADLARDLETSPLYVFHYLNKWLRKQDKIESVSIAKIRLYQYLYYCFDPQGDNMTKLDELTKLYRCFYRAKSKGKSPKTNAILKPIDEAADVILKFNKDLADDTESLTQIVAAKIASLMKKVRRKEAEGQTAYDLVNGELRYLTPEEERQAVYKFAEYFVEVIFYECFKGDRARLAGTQLNLIKDTCEYLYRVADDEYWKTRKQNHPEDITDLDTDAEDAA; translated from the coding sequence GTGAGTACGAATAACTTTGAAGAATATCCAGAAATTCCAGACTTAGATAACTATGATGATGAAGAAAATAAAGATGCTCCTGTACAGAAAGAGCTTTTAACTATTAGCCTCTTCAAAAAGGCAATTAAAGAAGCACCAGAAAATCAGGAAGATTCCATACTTCTGAGTTTTACTGATAATGTACTGCCTCAATTAATTCATAAATTAGTAGGGGTAACAGCAAAGGGTGGTCAATTTACAGAAGATCGTAAAGCTGAAGGTAAAAATGTTGAACGTAGTAAGCATGACCAATCCTTATTATCTCACCTACTGAACGGGTTATTTCCTACATACCGAATTATTAGGAAATTAAAGTCAGCAGAATTGCAAACTAATCCTGTCAAGCGTCAATGTGGAGAAAAAGAAATTCGTTTATTTGTAGCTGCATACATTCTACATGACTTTGAAAAATTTCCTGACTATCCGATTTGGCTACAAGATAATGACACGGATGGTGTGTTTACAAACCGTGATTGGCGTAAAGAACCTGCAAAAAAATCAGATGCACCTAATTTAAGGCGGGATTATGTCAAACAAAAAATTCAAGATTTTAGTTTAGATAGTTTTTTGGGTGAAGATTGGGAAAATTATATCGATGATATTGTTTGGTTAAGTAGCAATGCTGGTGATGGAAGTGATGCTGACAGAGGTTTAGAAATTCGTGGTTTACAACCGCGTTTGGATGGTCGAGTGCGGAATATTCTGCACAGATTACTAAAAATGTCTGATTTATTTGCGTCACTATTAAAGCATCCTCGTGATGTAGAAATTGATGGCAGAAATGAGAAGTTACCTGAGTTATTAAACGATTTAAGTAATGGTCAATTAAAGTTTAGCTACCATGCTTTATCAGATAATCGTGGCGTTCTGACAAATATTATTAATAATGCCTTGATGGATGTACATCCTAAGCATTACTACACACAGTTATTATATTTACCAGATGGTGTAGTATATCTTGCCAGTAGTGATGCGCCTGCAATTAATACTGATGATATTCCCAATCAGGTTGTAAATAAAATTAAAACCTTATGCAGTCAGCAGCTAATGAAGCGACAAACAGGTTTTAGTCGAGATGGTAAAGGTTTCAAGTTTGCAGATTATTACTGGCTATTCTTTCAAGCTAATGAATTAATGAAAGTTAGCATTAATGCTGCTAGAAATATACTGCCTGATACTAAACTAGCCTCATCTGGTAAGCGTAGTGAAAGTTTACAATCTTTTCAGCAACAAGGAGAATTATCACAAAATATAGATGTAGTATTTGGTAATGAAATTCAAATTGATAGATTAGCAGAATTTGGAGATATTATATGTCGAGGTATTTGGGATAAATGGCAAGAAAAGGCAAATGAATATCAAAAACAATTTCCTAAAGCTGAACGTAAAACTATTCCTAAATTAAACCTGACTGAAAAACTAGCTGAATACTTGGGTTTATCAGAAGAAATACCAGCTTTAAGACAAATCCAATCTTTAAAGAAAACAGGTGGTGTTCCTTTAGATTGGTACTATTTAGCTGCTAAATATTACAAAAAAAATCCAGGTAAGGATTTAGCCCAAAATATTGAGTTGATGGAAGATATGGTTAACTATACTTCCAATCTCATACAACCTATTTTAGAAGAATTTATAATACCTGATGGCTGGAGTGATTTACGCACTTATGTAAGTCGAGTGATTTCTTTACCAACAGGTGCAGTTATCGAACCCAAACCAGACCAATTTTTACTAGAAATAAGCAGGTATAACGCTGCAAAAGTTACAGGAAGAGGTAGAGAAAATGTTTGTGCTATATCTAGCTCTCCCTACACTGTCACCGAGCAAATGGAGTCAGCAACGTTATTTGCACCGCAAGTTTACAGTAATCGTCAGATTTTATTTAATGCTCAAGCAGCAAAGCGACAAATTTGCTCAATTTGGTCAATTGAAATCATGTTGAGACAAATTCTTATGAGCAAGACTAACTCGACTGGTGCAGACTTTGAAGGGCGTAAATATCGCTATCTCTATCTATATCCTGCTTATTTCTTCACTCCTGAAACTAATAAGTTTTTGCAGAAAGCTTATAATGCTATATCTCAAACTCGATTTGATGCGGAACTGCGTAAACATTTTGTTTCTAAAGAGCAAGTTGCCAATTTAGAAATCAGCAACTATCAAAGAGTAGATGATTTGTTGATTAAGCAGGAAATTTCGCCAGAAGATGATAAGACATTTAAAATTAGCTACCCCGATGATGAAACATTAACTTTCTTCTTTATTGGTTTACCGCCAGGAAGAGAACCTACAGATACAGAATCGTGGGTAATGCCAGCTTGGTTAGCATTCACATTACCGCTTGTTATGGATGTAAAAGTTGTAGCTTCTGAATCGCCCATACCACCTTTTATTAGTGGTGCTGATTTTGATGAAACAACTGTAATTGATGGAGAACATCAAGCAATTCGTTCTCTGATTAAACAAGATAATTATCGCTTAGATAGTATCTTACCTCGGCAACTAAGAACGTTTTCACCTTTAAATGCGCTCACGGCTGCTTATTCTATCCACTTAGAAGCGAACCGCAAAAAAGACGGCGATCCAGATTGGGGTAAATTAGCAGATTTGGCACGAGATTTAGAAACTAGTCCATTGTATGTATTTCACTACCTAAATAAATGGCTACGAAAGCAAGACAAAATTGAATCTGTATCTATTGCAAAAATTCGCTTGTATCAATACCTTTACTACTGCTTTGATCCTCAAGGAGATAACATGACTAAGCTTGATGAACTAACTAAACTATATCGTTGTTTTTACAGAGCTAAAAGCAAAGGTAAATCACCAAAAACTAATGCAATTCTCAAACCAATTGATGAAGCTGCTGATGTGATTTTGAAATTTAATAAAGATTTGGCAGATGATACTGAGTCTTTAACTCAGATTGTTGCAGCTAAGATAGCAAGTCTTATGAAAAAAGTGAGACGAAAAGAAGCAGAAGGACAGACGGCTTATGACTTAGTTAATGGGGAGTTGCGATATTTGACTCCTGAAGAAGAACGACAAGCAGTTTATAAGTTTGCTGAGTATTTTGTAGAGGTAATCTTTTATGAATGTTTTAAAGGTGATCGCGCACGTTTAGCAGGTACACAATTGAATCTTATTAAAGATACTTGTGAGTATCTTTATAGAGTAGCAGATGATGAATACTGGAAAACCCGCAAGCAAAATCATCCTGAAGATATTACTGATTTAGATACTGACGCTGAAGATGCAGCATAG
- the cas5d gene encoding type I-D CRISPR-associated protein Cas5/Csc1, with amino-acid sequence MVSIYRCQLELHDSLYYATREIGRLYETEPIIHNYALCYALGLIDSEIYSTTVAEEHSYRYFCPEQLPKYEEHLTPLNKQGIYVTPARAITHTAILNTWKYANNNYHVEMEKTQKNIPSFGRAKEIAPESIFEFFVISQKELKLPKWIRLGKWMSKAEVTVEKLPQPQTTEGLFTCKYPLNPLDVMFTNQVISYDVVNMPPVSLIQNVQMRGQYYQFKEMQDIKIPARIEYHFRG; translated from the coding sequence ATGGTGTCAATTTACCGTTGTCAATTAGAACTCCACGACAGCTTATATTATGCCACGCGCGAAATTGGGAGATTATATGAAACAGAGCCAATAATTCACAATTACGCTCTCTGTTATGCGCTGGGATTAATTGATAGTGAAATCTACTCTACTACCGTGGCTGAAGAACATTCCTATCGCTATTTCTGTCCTGAACAATTACCAAAATATGAGGAGCATTTAACGCCACTCAATAAACAAGGTATTTACGTTACTCCGGCGCGTGCAATTACTCATACTGCCATTCTCAATACTTGGAAGTATGCAAACAATAACTATCATGTAGAGATGGAAAAAACGCAGAAAAATATCCCTAGTTTTGGTAGAGCGAAGGAAATCGCACCAGAAAGTATATTTGAGTTTTTTGTTATCTCCCAAAAAGAACTCAAGTTACCAAAATGGATTCGTTTGGGTAAATGGATGAGTAAGGCTGAGGTAACAGTTGAAAAATTACCTCAACCTCAAACTACTGAAGGTTTATTCACTTGCAAATATCCTTTAAATCCTTTGGATGTGATGTTTACTAATCAAGTAATTAGCTACGATGTGGTGAATATGCCTCCTGTGAGTTTAATTCAAAATGTGCAGATGCGAGGGCAATATTATCAATTTAAGGAGATGCAAGACATCAAAATTCCGGCGCGGATAGAATATCATTTTCGAGGTTAA